A part of Vulcanisaeta moutnovskia 768-28 genomic DNA contains:
- a CDS encoding SPL family radical SAM protein: protein MDNVTRLGNIIVKEIRVKSALSRSGLPEYDYALNPYLGCQHGCIYCYAMDFTRGEPGVRWGEVVYVKVNLIQVLLRDIRRFRPGIVGVSTITDPYQPVESRYKLTRRSIKVLCNAGYHVSIQTKSSLIIRDLDVISRCGRSVDVGFTITTMRNTYRVIEPMAAHPMARASALRKIASLGVETWIFLGPVLPGMNDKVEDYEPVIRLAKETNSQVIIDRFRPRPIVTSFMSRKLNPIYRVTRDWWRETLSSIMRLCKDYGVNCITAEDEWEISRK from the coding sequence ATGGACAACGTGACTAGGCTAGGAAATATCATCGTGAAGGAGATAAGGGTTAAGTCAGCATTGTCAAGGTCAGGCCTACCTGAGTATGACTATGCATTAAACCCGTACCTAGGTTGTCAACACGGATGTATTTACTGCTATGCCATGGACTTCACGAGAGGCGAACCTGGCGTTAGATGGGGTGAGGTCGTATACGTCAAGGTAAACCTAATACAAGTGTTATTAAGGGATATCAGAAGGTTTAGGCCGGGCATTGTTGGTGTATCCACAATAACAGATCCGTACCAACCCGTGGAGTCCAGGTACAAACTAACCAGGAGGTCAATTAAGGTACTGTGCAATGCGGGTTACCACGTTAGTATTCAAACGAAATCATCATTAATCATTAGGGATTTAGACGTAATTAGTAGGTGCGGTAGGTCAGTGGACGTCGGCTTCACAATAACCACGATGAGAAATACATACAGGGTAATAGAGCCCATGGCCGCGCATCCAATGGCAAGGGCATCAGCACTTAGGAAAATAGCCAGCCTGGGCGTTGAGACCTGGATATTCCTAGGCCCTGTACTACCTGGCATGAATGATAAAGTGGAGGATTACGAACCAGTGATTCGCCTAGCTAAAGAAACAAATTCCCAGGTAATAATTGATAGGTTCAGGCCAAGGCCAATTGTAACCAGTTTCATGAGTAGGAAATTAAACCCCATATACCGAGTAACTAGGGACTGGTGGAGAGAGACCCTGAGTTCAATAATGAGACTATGCAAGGACTATGGCGTTAATTGCATCACAGCAGAGGATGAGTGGGAAATAAGTCGAAAATGA
- a CDS encoding nicotinamide mononucleotide deamidase-related protein yields the protein MSYIAWIISIGNELLIGKTVNTNAAWLARKLTLLGYDVRRIITVPDNEEDEVEVFRDAIKRGVRVVISTGGLGPTFDDKTSEYLAKALNRKYVINDEALKLVIETFKLKGLELTEPRLKQAKMPEGAKPLPNPVGTAPGIWVEEDNTIIIALPGVPAEMMGIFENYVEPKLREIGPKLHFIERSITVKGVPEADLAPIIEKGMKMSNRVYIKSHPKGHEIRSPLVEIHVYVSSEDVRKAEDEINKVLDFLIFAVKEKGGEVLST from the coding sequence ATGAGTTACATAGCGTGGATAATATCAATAGGTAATGAATTATTAATCGGGAAGACCGTAAATACAAACGCCGCTTGGCTTGCCAGGAAATTAACACTGCTTGGTTATGACGTTAGGAGGATAATAACAGTGCCTGACAATGAGGAGGATGAGGTTGAGGTATTTAGGGATGCCATTAAGAGAGGTGTCAGGGTTGTGATTTCCACGGGTGGCTTAGGACCAACATTCGATGATAAAACAAGCGAGTACCTGGCCAAGGCATTGAATAGGAAGTACGTGATTAATGACGAGGCGCTTAAGCTCGTGATTGAGACATTTAAATTAAAGGGTTTAGAGCTAACTGAGCCTAGGCTTAAGCAGGCAAAAATGCCCGAGGGCGCTAAGCCACTTCCTAACCCAGTGGGTACTGCACCAGGTATTTGGGTTGAGGAGGATAATACTATAATAATTGCGCTACCTGGGGTCCCAGCCGAGATGATGGGTATATTCGAGAATTACGTGGAGCCTAAACTACGAGAGATAGGGCCTAAACTTCACTTTATTGAGAGATCAATAACAGTTAAGGGTGTTCCTGAGGCTGACTTGGCGCCAATAATTGAAAAGGGAATGAAGATGAGTAATAGAGTTTACATTAAGAGTCATCCTAAGGGTCATGAAATTAGGTCACCATTGGTTGAGATTCATGTATATGTTAGCTCTGAGGATGTTAGGAAGGCCGAGGATGAGATTAATAAAGTCCTTGACTTTCTCATATTTGCAGTTAAAGAAAAGGGTGGTGAGGTTTTAAGTACTTAA
- a CDS encoding recombinase family protein: protein MIPAIAYVRVSTEMQDPANQVEYLRRWSESRGFQILRFYIDEAISGASPVMDRPAFRDLVRDIESNLFSPRPMVLLVYETSRLVRNFQELFRLLDIVENRLGLLIVSTSEKEAVLQNLDGAYRQFLRTVLAFVASMEREFIRQRTRAAMERLRAEGKITSKVDLMPKDIINEVLRLYSDGLSQRAISSKLGISLYAVRRILSKYGYRGDHTCPRCLHRMTIVDKALVQVDGRYAIKYVLHCPNCGYEESKIE from the coding sequence GTGATTCCTGCCATAGCATATGTTAGAGTATCCACAGAAATGCAGGATCCGGCCAACCAAGTGGAGTACTTAAGGCGATGGAGTGAGTCAAGGGGTTTTCAGATACTGAGGTTTTATATTGATGAGGCTATTAGCGGTGCATCACCTGTGATGGACAGACCAGCCTTTAGGGATTTGGTTAGGGATATTGAAAGTAATTTATTCAGTCCAAGGCCAATGGTTCTCCTGGTATATGAAACCTCGAGGCTCGTTAGGAACTTCCAGGAACTATTTAGGCTACTTGATATTGTTGAGAACAGGCTTGGACTACTAATAGTTAGTACCAGTGAGAAGGAGGCCGTGCTCCAGAACCTCGATGGCGCATATAGGCAGTTCCTTAGGACTGTCCTAGCCTTTGTGGCGTCCATGGAGAGGGAATTCATTAGACAGAGAACTAGGGCTGCAATGGAGAGACTTAGAGCTGAGGGTAAGATTACCTCCAAGGTTGATTTAATGCCCAAGGATATTATTAATGAGGTCTTAAGACTATATAGTGATGGATTAAGCCAGAGGGCAATATCCTCTAAGTTGGGAATTAGTCTTTATGCCGTAAGGAGAATACTGAGTAAGTATGGCTATAGGGGTGATCATACATGCCCACGTTGTCTCCATAGGATGACGATTGTTGATAAGGCGTTGGTTCAAGTTGATGGAAGGTATGCAATTAAGTACGTGCTTCACTGCCCAAATTGCGGTTATGAGGAATCTAAAATTGAATGA
- a CDS encoding D-2-hydroxyacid dehydrogenase, producing MVRALITDPVDEYIVNELSRHGVIVDYKPGISRDELLRVIPNYEVLVVRSRTKVTKDVIDTANKLRIIARAGVGLDNIDVEYAKSKGIEVINAPEGSTQSVAELVIGFMITAARLVMLQDRLVKDGGWPKGKYVGTELFGKVLGIIGFGRIGQRVAELARAIGMKVQVYDVIDVRDKAIKLGVDVVNFETLIKDSDFISIHVSLTPNAKHMISEREFRMMKDGVIIINTSRGEVIDTRALLKALNDGKVAAVALDVLENEPPREPWEIELVKHPRVIITPHIGAETREAQRRIAEILVNKVIKLLNE from the coding sequence ATGGTTAGGGCATTAATAACAGACCCTGTAGATGAATACATAGTCAATGAGTTGAGCAGACATGGTGTAATTGTTGATTATAAGCCAGGCATTAGTAGGGATGAATTGTTAAGGGTAATTCCTAATTATGAGGTATTGGTGGTTAGGAGCAGGACTAAGGTTACTAAGGACGTTATTGATACTGCCAACAAATTAAGGATTATAGCGAGGGCAGGTGTTGGTCTTGATAACATTGATGTAGAATACGCTAAGTCAAAGGGTATTGAGGTTATTAATGCACCTGAAGGTTCCACGCAATCAGTGGCTGAGTTAGTGATTGGTTTCATGATCACTGCAGCTAGACTCGTGATGCTCCAGGACAGGTTAGTTAAGGATGGTGGGTGGCCTAAGGGTAAGTACGTTGGTACTGAATTATTTGGAAAGGTACTTGGTATAATCGGTTTCGGTAGAATTGGACAGAGGGTTGCTGAGTTGGCTAGGGCAATTGGTATGAAGGTTCAGGTCTATGATGTCATTGATGTGAGGGATAAGGCCATTAAGCTCGGTGTTGATGTTGTAAATTTTGAGACTTTGATTAAGGATAGTGATTTCATATCAATACATGTGTCTCTGACGCCAAATGCGAAACATATGATTAGTGAGAGGGAGTTTCGAATGATGAAGGATGGCGTAATAATAATTAATACTTCCAGGGGCGAGGTAATAGACACAAGGGCATTACTCAAGGCGCTCAATGATGGTAAGGTGGCTGCCGTGGCGCTTGATGTGCTTGAGAATGAGCCGCCCAGGGAGCCTTGGGAAATAGAACTGGTTAAGCACCCAAGGGTAATAATAACGCCACATATTGGTGCAGAAACCAGGGAAGCTCAAAGAAGGATTGCCGAGATACTTGTTAATAAGGTAATTAAGTTACTTAATGAATAA
- a CDS encoding DsrE family protein: MLRVVVQVSDINNIDQTLTSCNNLINEIPEAEVEVVFHQSAINAVIRDSSVESRIRDLMRRGVAIVACRNSMRSRNITEDRLIDGVKIVNAGVAEIVRKQDEGWVYLKL; encoded by the coding sequence ATGCTGAGGGTCGTGGTACAGGTTTCGGATATTAACAACATAGATCAAACACTAACCTCATGTAACAACCTAATAAATGAAATTCCTGAAGCGGAAGTTGAGGTGGTCTTTCATCAATCCGCAATAAACGCCGTTATTAGAGATAGCAGTGTTGAGAGTAGGATAAGGGATTTAATGAGACGCGGAGTCGCAATAGTCGCTTGTAGGAACTCTATGAGGAGTAGAAACATAACGGAGGATCGATTAATAGATGGCGTTAAAATAGTCAATGCTGGTGTTGCGGAGATTGTACGTAAACAGGATGAGGGTTGGGTATACCTAAAGCTATGA
- a CDS encoding substrate-binding domain-containing protein: protein MSEANITLPDFNIISDVRGVLSGVRMSLAGNQWFVIDELMGFLKSMEFNVYVETIPPGLVLRRALGEPLVIGGLVIDVKPEIVSLPTSMLSGLTVKDRFEYVENDLAIAYVGEPVNDWCELRDRRVAVPNPVTEGIGALFREIYTEYCGDYSEFVGRGSVYLTRIHHREIPELLRNGLVDAGVVWRTEAIYWGFKYTVPSRNRVSRLSFALMPWASNDAVKVFELLRSDNVRRMYEKYGFRWIVGH from the coding sequence ATGAGTGAGGCTAACATAACCCTGCCTGACTTTAACATCATCAGTGATGTAAGGGGCGTGTTGAGTGGTGTAAGGATGAGTTTAGCAGGTAATCAGTGGTTCGTTATTGATGAGTTAATGGGGTTCCTAAAGTCAATGGAATTTAACGTGTATGTTGAGACCATACCACCAGGCCTTGTGTTAAGGAGGGCATTGGGTGAGCCCCTCGTTATTGGTGGCTTGGTGATCGACGTTAAGCCTGAAATAGTATCGTTACCAACAAGCATGCTTAGTGGTTTAACGGTCAAGGATAGGTTTGAGTATGTTGAGAATGACTTAGCGATAGCGTACGTCGGCGAGCCCGTGAATGATTGGTGTGAGTTAAGGGATAGAAGGGTTGCAGTTCCGAACCCTGTCACGGAGGGTATTGGTGCATTATTTAGGGAGATATACACTGAGTACTGTGGTGATTACTCAGAGTTTGTTGGCAGGGGCTCGGTGTACTTAACGAGGATACACCATAGGGAAATACCTGAATTACTCCGTAATGGATTAGTTGATGCAGGGGTAGTTTGGAGGACAGAGGCAATTTACTGGGGCTTTAAGTACACAGTGCCCAGTAGGAATAGGGTTAGTAGATTATCCTTCGCATTAATGCCATGGGCAAGCAATGATGCCGTTAAGGTCTTCGAACTTTTACGTAGTGACAATGTTAGGCGTATGTATGAGAAGTACGGGTTTAGGTGGATTGTGGGGCATTAA
- a CDS encoding TIM barrel protein: MARVYLGPAGIPIGAKEKKRSAGTIDGIRYVREVGLNAMEVEFVQGVRMTREAAQEAGEVARELGVRLSVHAPYFINLCSEEKDKVETSLTRLQESLDRGETMGATVVVFHPAYYGKLGPEGCYNAVRDGVLRIIDWMKENGIKNVKLGLEVMARKSQFGSLEETFRLVKEINHSQVVAVIDWGHVFARNGGSIDYRAVLNMWHEYFGNQPMHTHFTCVKYRKGEWVDEHEPIDTNNPPFEPLAKELASEDIEITIINESPLLEKDALKMKEMLLKYNNTLMGL; encoded by the coding sequence ATGGCTAGGGTATATCTTGGACCTGCCGGGATTCCAATAGGTGCTAAGGAGAAAAAGAGGAGTGCGGGTACAATAGACGGTATTAGGTATGTGAGAGAGGTCGGCTTAAACGCCATGGAAGTTGAATTTGTGCAAGGCGTTAGGATGACCAGGGAGGCCGCGCAGGAGGCTGGTGAGGTTGCTAGAGAACTTGGTGTTAGGCTGTCCGTGCATGCGCCATACTTCATAAACCTGTGTAGTGAGGAGAAGGATAAGGTTGAGACCAGCTTAACAAGGCTTCAGGAATCCCTTGATAGGGGTGAGACGATGGGCGCGACCGTGGTTGTTTTCCATCCAGCGTACTACGGCAAACTCGGTCCGGAGGGATGCTATAATGCCGTTAGGGATGGTGTTCTTAGGATCATTGATTGGATGAAGGAGAACGGTATTAAGAATGTTAAGCTTGGTCTCGAGGTGATGGCGAGAAAAAGCCAATTCGGCAGTTTGGAGGAGACCTTTAGGCTTGTTAAGGAGATTAACCACTCACAGGTCGTTGCCGTCATTGATTGGGGGCATGTGTTCGCCAGGAATGGCGGTTCCATTGATTATAGGGCTGTGCTTAACATGTGGCATGAGTATTTCGGCAACCAGCCAATGCACACCCACTTCACATGCGTTAAGTACAGGAAGGGTGAGTGGGTTGATGAGCATGAACCCATAGACACGAATAATCCACCATTCGAGCCTCTGGCGAAGGAGTTGGCTAGTGAGGATATCGAGATAACGATAATAAACGAGTCCCCACTCCTGGAGAAGGACGCTCTTAAGATGAAGGAAATGTTACTTAAGTATAACAACACGCTTATGGGCCTTTAG
- a CDS encoding DUF4870 domain-containing protein gives MSSSESRVWAAIAWALLIIGAIVALIIRPRDDYVRYWAVESIGFTIVIIIAWILVEIVSIVFAFTIVIPLILKVLYVLGIFLAWIIGVFKSLTGDYWRPPIIHETSEWVKRVLRL, from the coding sequence ATGAGTAGTTCAGAGAGTAGGGTTTGGGCTGCGATTGCATGGGCTCTCCTGATAATTGGGGCTATAGTGGCCTTAATCATTAGGCCTAGGGATGATTATGTTAGGTACTGGGCCGTGGAATCCATTGGATTTACAATAGTCATTATTATTGCCTGGATACTCGTGGAGATTGTATCAATAGTATTCGCATTCACGATAGTGATACCCTTAATACTAAAGGTGCTCTACGTACTTGGCATATTCTTGGCATGGATAATTGGCGTGTTTAAGTCATTGACAGGTGATTACTGGAGACCGCCAATTATTCATGAAACCAGCGAGTGGGTTAAGAGGGTTTTACGACTATAA
- a CDS encoding fucose isomerase: MNPKIRIPVVFIDPVIGDLGGPSRSTKIIEDEKAVFLNALRLSYPHVEFLSYDIREPVDVQAFLNVEGNAVGYVVVTLNSLMGFIDPIIRSGKPVVVISEAYAGAGEYMLGVSKALSEGYPVIGVSTRNLASQAAINKVRYLVALARLRMSKVLFIVSPSLKSHLYWQFGPNTDMYSVFRLIQSITGVTPVLMDANEFRTRFFDRVSDDEADEWTNRWVKYAEAVYDDTMDETRNSAKLYVAMRNAVRELGVSAVAVDCIVLYNTGLLRAWPCLGYMQLWYDGIIPICEADPYAAVPILIAKYLLNRNGFVVNVGVDEERSEFIYHHYYAPTNPHGSDRPEVPYVITKAHLGTKHASVHVKLPTNEPVTVVGFNPEERLLTIHVSKAVNNEYAPQACATKLIGSGNVTNVVRNWRWRSGWHRVVIYGDFRRELEEFARLLELKVLHEDL, from the coding sequence ATGAACCCGAAGATAAGGATACCGGTGGTCTTTATAGACCCTGTAATTGGCGACTTGGGTGGTCCGTCAAGATCTACGAAAATTATTGAAGACGAAAAAGCCGTATTTCTCAATGCACTTAGGTTATCATACCCACATGTTGAGTTTTTGAGTTATGACATTAGGGAGCCGGTCGATGTTCAGGCATTTTTAAATGTTGAGGGGAATGCCGTAGGTTATGTTGTTGTTACCCTTAACTCATTAATGGGCTTTATAGACCCGATAATTAGGAGCGGTAAGCCAGTCGTAGTTATTTCCGAGGCCTATGCAGGTGCTGGCGAATATATGCTTGGAGTTAGTAAGGCGTTGAGTGAGGGTTACCCAGTCATCGGGGTTTCCACACGCAACCTGGCTAGTCAGGCTGCGATTAATAAGGTCAGGTATTTAGTGGCATTGGCTAGGCTGAGGATGAGTAAGGTATTATTTATTGTCTCGCCAAGCCTTAAATCACACCTATACTGGCAGTTTGGTCCTAATACTGACATGTATAGTGTGTTCAGGTTAATACAGTCAATAACTGGAGTCACGCCGGTGTTAATGGATGCAAATGAGTTCAGGACTAGGTTCTTCGATAGGGTCAGTGATGATGAAGCCGATGAGTGGACAAATAGGTGGGTTAAGTATGCCGAGGCTGTCTATGATGACACAATGGATGAGACTAGGAACTCGGCTAAGCTTTATGTAGCCATGAGGAATGCCGTGAGGGAGTTGGGTGTTAGTGCAGTTGCTGTTGACTGCATAGTACTTTATAACACAGGCCTTTTGAGGGCGTGGCCATGCCTCGGCTACATGCAGCTTTGGTATGATGGGATAATACCGATTTGCGAGGCTGATCCATACGCCGCAGTGCCTATACTAATTGCCAAGTACTTACTTAATAGGAATGGCTTTGTGGTGAATGTAGGTGTTGATGAGGAAAGAAGTGAATTCATATACCATCACTATTACGCACCAACAAATCCGCATGGCAGTGATAGACCTGAGGTGCCTTATGTAATAACGAAGGCACACCTAGGGACTAAGCACGCGTCAGTACATGTTAAATTACCCACGAATGAACCAGTAACGGTTGTTGGCTTTAACCCTGAGGAACGATTATTAACAATTCACGTGTCTAAAGCCGTAAATAATGAATATGCACCACAGGCCTGCGCAACGAAGCTAATAGGCAGTGGCAATGTTACCAATGTTGTTCGTAATTGGCGTTGGCGTAGTGGATGGCATAGGGTGGTGATTTACGGTGACTTTAGGAGGGAGCTTGAGGAGTTTGCCAGGTTACTTGAGCTTAAGGTTTTACATGAGGATTTATAG
- a CDS encoding MFS transporter yields MANDVSVFRAIEDLKWSSAHTWSFIAFALGLLFEAYLVGIAPIATGWFSLPSYLTALTLIWPFLWLIVGLIFVGPLSDRFGRKRLFILTMSMYAVGIALFIVTTLVISNYISLLITLAIMLAAAGGEMNVILTDMHEVMPRRHRSKAAFFLINFINVGLMLVSFISLNTQLIGPFYQRLAIGIIGIVILIVLVISRMKMPESIRWLERKGRINDAIREVEKYYGVKLDSGNLPINEIQVSKPIIHPPLWFRFIVAVLMMTANDLGFGLLSYEVGPIYFSSQTALIILITALAEFIGGLFIAPFADRI; encoded by the coding sequence ATGGCTAACGACGTGTCGGTTTTCAGGGCTATAGAGGACCTTAAATGGTCAAGCGCACATACCTGGTCATTCATAGCCTTCGCCCTTGGCCTCCTCTTTGAGGCATACCTAGTCGGTATTGCTCCAATCGCCACAGGCTGGTTCTCACTCCCGTCATACCTAACTGCACTGACTTTGATATGGCCATTCCTATGGCTAATAGTTGGTTTAATATTCGTTGGTCCTCTCTCCGATAGGTTTGGTAGGAAGAGACTCTTCATTTTGACCATGTCTATGTATGCGGTTGGTATTGCGTTGTTCATAGTGACAACACTGGTCATATCAAATTACATATCACTACTCATCACCCTAGCCATAATGCTTGCGGCGGCTGGTGGTGAGATGAATGTAATATTGACCGATATGCATGAGGTAATGCCGAGAAGACACAGGAGTAAGGCCGCCTTCTTTCTGATAAACTTCATAAATGTTGGGCTTATGCTCGTGTCCTTCATAAGCCTGAATACTCAGTTGATTGGGCCGTTTTATCAAAGGCTTGCCATTGGGATTATAGGCATTGTGATACTCATCGTGTTGGTGATTAGTAGGATGAAGATGCCGGAGTCCATAAGGTGGTTGGAGAGGAAGGGTAGGATTAATGATGCGATTAGAGAGGTTGAGAAGTACTATGGGGTTAAGCTCGATTCAGGTAACCTTCCTATTAATGAGATACAGGTGAGCAAGCCCATTATTCATCCACCACTTTGGTTTAGGTTCATTGTTGCAGTATTAATGATGACTGCTAATGACCTTGGCTTCGGCCTTCTCTCATACGAGGTTGGACCTATTTATTTTAGTAGTCAGACTGCTCTTATAATATTAATAACGGCATTAGCCGAGTTTATTGGTGGATTATTCATAGCGCCCTTTGCTGATAGAATTTAG
- a CDS encoding roadblock/LC7 domain-containing protein has product MSKLGIEVNLALRDFVNNTGNEVLGAMIIHRNGFIISSVMRDSINAKSLSAVFAAVKGTVDRMLSKSGIGNTNLLLFRASKYLITMYPINNEVVLVSLAREDSNLGLILMGLDYVKERIEKILHQ; this is encoded by the coding sequence ATGTCTAAGTTAGGTATTGAGGTTAACCTTGCATTGAGGGATTTTGTAAATAATACTGGCAATGAGGTTTTAGGAGCTATGATTATTCATCGAAATGGCTTTATTATTTCCTCGGTAATGAGGGATAGTATCAATGCTAAGTCATTGAGTGCTGTTTTCGCAGCCGTTAAGGGAACTGTTGATAGGATGCTTAGTAAGTCAGGCATTGGCAATACAAACCTACTCCTATTTAGGGCGAGTAAGTATCTTATTACCATGTACCCAATAAACAATGAAGTAGTCCTAGTTAGTCTTGCCCGTGAAGACTCAAACCTTGGATTAATACTCATGGGTCTGGATTACGTCAAAGAAAGAATAGAGAAAATACTCCATCAATAA
- a CDS encoding ParA family protein, producing the protein MFTIAFISASGGAGKTTLAINTAASLAIDGRKVLFIDFDPSAMATRVLLGRTFDECNLKTLMKKLVDYSRGYSRNMPTVSECLHQHKIPGNNAAFHVLPGGNLDEISNDIKNVPNWGSLLKVLVDKIMEEMSYDFDVIILDSPNWVYQFFEMTFSLAPLYVAITRPGIQEITKFIDFLRQIMDMLYNQKIFVPSNKRYDSLVSYIVNQYRSNMKAQDVMKTWREAKEIVSKAFPNIRPLTNNKPDKYYGKENTEFVGFKHVDDISLDSYVEDGPLYTRKYKEEDKIKPIKQFKAYYESLMQFISEMAPVEVAH; encoded by the coding sequence ATGTTTACCATAGCATTTATATCAGCAAGCGGCGGTGCAGGAAAAACAACTCTAGCTATAAACACAGCCGCATCTTTAGCTATCGATGGTCGCAAGGTCCTATTCATAGATTTCGATCCATCAGCAATGGCAACCCGTGTATTACTGGGTAGGACATTCGACGAATGCAATTTAAAAACCCTAATGAAAAAGCTCGTTGATTACAGCAGGGGCTACTCAAGGAATATGCCCACAGTTAGCGAATGCCTGCATCAGCATAAAATACCAGGAAATAACGCAGCTTTCCACGTATTACCTGGAGGTAACTTAGACGAAATTAGTAACGATATCAAAAATGTACCAAATTGGGGATCATTACTTAAGGTACTCGTTGATAAAATAATGGAAGAGATGAGTTACGACTTCGATGTAATAATTCTAGACTCACCCAATTGGGTATATCAATTCTTTGAAATGACATTTTCATTAGCTCCACTTTATGTAGCTATCACGAGACCTGGCATTCAGGAGATTACTAAATTCATAGATTTCCTTAGGCAAATTATGGATATGCTATATAATCAGAAAATATTCGTACCAAGCAATAAGAGGTATGACAGCCTAGTATCATACATTGTTAACCAATATAGATCAAATATGAAGGCTCAAGACGTCATGAAAACTTGGCGTGAAGCAAAAGAAATAGTAAGTAAGGCATTCCCAAATATTCGGCCATTAACTAATAATAAACCTGATAAGTATTACGGCAAGGAAAACACAGAATTTGTGGGATTTAAACATGTGGATGACATTTCCCTAGATTCATATGTGGAGGACGGCCCACTATACACCAGAAAGTATAAGGAAGAAGATAAAATAAAGCCTATAAAGCAGTTCAAGGCTTATTACGAATCATTAATGCAGTTCATTTCAGAAATGGCACCTGTCGAAGTAGCTCATTAA
- a CDS encoding class II glutamine amidotransferase, with translation MCRFVVAVGKFSNAKETLVSIGRSLVQAASMDPYGKDFLNEEKHSDGWGALLIRVNNSSTLHHRSVRAIFMDDAINIVSGFLSSAYDSTVLMMMHARAASTGTPINVFSTHPVKTETADGFELYMIHNGSFYRDDIAKEVGIGRDYAVRFNDTYIANLALARRIKGDITRDDLSWILRFTRSGANLGIALVRDDLISLIIGSYYRVVDDYKKTLREEYYRLYRCEVPGGFVYASSTVIDYYKPNIVGNCYVLDNGEYHKYYIHGDGTIKQVDSWKLLI, from the coding sequence ATGTGTAGGTTTGTTGTTGCTGTTGGCAAGTTCAGCAATGCTAAAGAAACGCTAGTCAGTATAGGTAGGAGCCTAGTGCAGGCAGCTTCAATGGACCCATATGGTAAGGACTTCCTTAATGAGGAAAAACATAGCGATGGTTGGGGAGCCCTTCTTATCAGGGTTAATAATTCATCTACTCTGCATCACAGGAGTGTTAGGGCTATATTTATGGATGATGCAATTAATATTGTAAGTGGTTTTCTAAGTAGTGCGTATGATAGTACTGTTTTAATGATGATGCACGCCAGGGCAGCAAGTACCGGTACGCCAATTAATGTGTTCTCGACTCATCCTGTTAAGACCGAGACTGCTGATGGCTTTGAGCTTTACATGATTCATAATGGCTCGTTTTACAGGGATGATATCGCCAAGGAGGTCGGTATTGGCAGAGATTATGCAGTTAGGTTTAATGATACGTATATAGCGAACCTAGCTCTCGCGAGAAGGATTAAAGGCGACATCACTAGGGATGACTTGAGTTGGATACTAAGGTTCACCAGGTCTGGAGCTAATCTTGGTATTGCATTAGTTAGGGATGACTTGATTAGTCTTATTATTGGTAGTTATTATAGGGTTGTTGATGATTATAAGAAAACCCTTAGAGAGGAGTATTATAGGCTTTATCGATGTGAGGTACCTGGAGGCTTTGTTTACGCATCATCAACAGTAATTGATTATTATAAACCGAACATCGTTGGTAATTGCTATGTATTAGATAATGGCGAATACCATAAATATTACATTCATGGTGATGGCACGATTAAGCAGGTTGATTCATGGAAACTTTTAATATGA